A region of Vigna radiata var. radiata cultivar VC1973A chromosome 6, Vradiata_ver6, whole genome shotgun sequence DNA encodes the following proteins:
- the LOC111241804 gene encoding non-specific lipid-transfer protein A-like, with protein sequence MKRVSSSVFGLGVLLLLTVAAMKPVNGFNCSVAKLSLIECFPFLERNQDIPSTSCCNVVSNVRASAPTKPELREACQCFTEGIVDFPKLDKDRAIQLPKLCNVDIGFPLTKDIDCNK encoded by the coding sequence ATGAAAAGAGTGTCTTCATCAGTGTTTGGTTTGGGAGTTTTGTTACTTCTCACAGTTGCAGCCATGAAACCAGTGAATGGATTCAACTGTTCAGTAGCAAAACTTTCATTGATTGAATGCTTTCCTTTTCTCGAAAGGAATCAAGATATCCCTTCAACTTCTTGCTGTAATGTAGTGAGTAATGTAAGAGCTTCAGCACCTACAAAACCTGAACTTCGTGAAGCATGTCAATGTTTCACAGAAGGCATAGTTGATTTTCCTAAACTTGACAAAGATAGAGCTATTCAACTTCCTAAACTTTGTAACGTTGATATCGGTTTTCCCCTCACCAAAGACATCGACTGTAATAAGtaa
- the LOC111241774 gene encoding non-specific lipid-transfer protein A-like, which yields MKTVFVSFFTLLIVFVFTVTATKPSKGLTCEQEITLAMACLDYVTKKTDSPSAACCNGMKSIVYSSTTKEEKQATCNCLREAGSHIPNIDKDRVNNLCKVCKITNDFDCQILD from the exons ATGAAGACTGTGTTTGTATCATTCTTCACTCTGCTAATTGTGTTTGTCTTCACAGTTACTGCCACAAAGCCATCAAAAGGCTTAACCTGTGAGCAGGAAATAACCTTAGCGATGGCATGCTTAGATTATGTAACCAAGAAAACTGATTCCCCTTCAGCTGCTTGCTGCAATGGGATGAAATCAATCGTATATTCATCAActacaaaggaagaaaaacaagcTACATGTAACTGCCTAAGGGAAGCAGGCTCTCATATTCCTAACATAGACAAAGACAGAGTCAATAATCTTTGCAAAGTCTGCAAAATCACTAATGACTTTGATTGCCAAAT acTTGATTAA
- the LOC111241773 gene encoding non-specific lipid-transfer protein A-like, whose translation MKTVFVSFFIVLAVSLLTIDGTESSKTLTCEQEKALARPCLDYLTKKTNAPSTSCCDGLKEIISSTPTKKEKEDACKCLTSDAQVPNIDKDRASNLRKECKIKLYNFMSDDSDCEKIIS comes from the exons atgaagACTGTATTTGTATCATTTTTCATTGTCCTGGCTGTGTCACTCTTGACAATCGATGGCACAGAGTCATCAAAAACCTTAACCTGTGAGCAGGAAAAAGCCTTAGCGAGGCCATGCTTGGATTATCTAACAAAGAAAACTAACGCTCCTTCAACTTCTTGCTGCGATGggttgaaagaaataatatcttCAACAcctacaaagaaagaaaaagaagatgcaTGTAAGTGCCTAACGTCAGACGCTCAGGTTCCTAACATAGACAAAGACAGAGCCAGTAATCTTCGCAAAGAGTGCAAAATCAAGCTCTATAATTTCATGTCCGATGACTCCGATTGCGAAAA aaTTATAAGCTAG
- the LOC106763246 gene encoding non-specific lipid-transfer protein A-like produces the protein MKRVPTLIVLLLTVAAMKPANGFSCVEAKLSLLTCLPFLTSSQDSPSTACCNAVSNVRASAPTKPELREACQCLTAAVGEFPNLDKDRAIQLPKLCNVDVGFPLTKDIDCNTISP, from the exons atGAAGAGAGTGCCAACTTTGATTGTGTTACTTCTGACAGTTGCAGCCATGAAGCCTGCGAATGGATTCAGCTGTGTGGAGGCAAAACTTTCATTGTTGACATGCTTACCTTTTCTGACGAGCAGTCAAGATAGCCCTTCAACTGCTTGCTGTAATGCAGTGAGCAACGTGAGAGCTTCAGCACCAACAAAACCTGAACTTCGTGAAGCATGTCAATGTCTGACGGCAGCCGTGGGTGAATTTCCAAACCTTGACAAAGACAGAGCCATTCAACTTCCTAAACTATGTAACGTTGATGTCGGTTTTCCCCTCACCAAGGACATCGACTGTAACAC gaTCTCTCCTTGA
- the LOC106763245 gene encoding non-specific lipid-transfer protein A-like, translated as MKRVSSLIVLVLIVAAMKPANGFSCVEAKLSLLACLPFLTSSQDSPSSACCNAVSNVRASAPTKPELREACQCLTAAVGEFPNLDKDRAIQLPKLCNVDVGFPLTKDIDCNKIFL; from the exons ATGAAGAGAGTGTCAAGTTTGATTGTATTAGTTCTGATAGTTGCAGCCATGAAGCCTGCGAATGGATTCAGCTGTGTGGAAGCAAAACTTTCATTGTTGGCATGCTTACCTTTTCTCACCAGCAGTCAAGATAGTCCTTCAAGTGCTTGTTGTAATGCAGTGAGTAATGTGAGAGCGTCAGCACCTACCAAACCTGAACTTCGTGAGGCATGTCAATGTCTTACGGCAGCCGTCGGTGAATTTCCAAACCTTGACAAAGATAGAGCCATTCAACTTCCTAAACTATGTAACGTTGATGTTGGTTTTCCCCTCACCAAAGACATCGACTGTAACAA gATCTTTCTTTGA
- the LOC111241772 gene encoding non-specific lipid-transfer protein A-like, whose amino-acid sequence MKIVFVSVFILLAVSVLRIDGKESSKGLTCEQEISLVKPCLDYLTKKTDAPSTSCCDGLKKIIASSPTKKEKQAACKCLKNAASQIPNLCKERVNNLCKECKIKVDNFIPNDLDCEKFV is encoded by the exons atgaagattGTGTTTGTATCAGTTTTCATTTTGCTGGCTGTGTCAGTCTTGAGAATTGATGGCAAAGAATCATCAAAAGGCTTAACCTGTGAGCAGGAAATATCCTTAGTGAAGCCATGCTTGGATTATCTAACAAAGAAAACTGATGCTCCTTCAACTTCTTGCTGCGATGGCTTGAAAAAAATCATAGCTTCATCAcctacaaagaaagaaaaacaagctGCATGTAAATGCCTTAAGAATGCAGCCTCTCAAATTCCTAACCTGTGTAAAGAAAGAGTCAATAATCTCTGCAAAGAGTGCAAAATCAAGGTCGATAATTTCATACCCAATGACTTGGATTGCGAAAA GTTTGTTTAA
- the LOC106763244 gene encoding non-specific lipid-transfer protein A-like — translation MKKVSTLIVLLLTVAAMKLVNGFSCLEAQVSMLQCLPFFLNAENSPSTSCCDAVRNVRASAPTKPELREACQCLKADIAQFPKLFDDKVIQLPKLCKVDFGFPLTKDIDCNK, via the coding sequence atgaagaaagtgtCAACTTTGATTGTGTTACTCCTCACTGTTGCAGCCATGAAACTAGTGAATGGATTCAGCTGTTTGGAAGCACAAGTTTCAATGTTGCAATGCTTACCTTTTTTTCTCAATGCTGAAAATAGCCCTTCAACTTCTTGCTGTGATGCAGTGAGGAATGTGAGAGCTTCAGCACCTACAAAACCTGAACTTCGTGAGGCATGTCAATGTCTCAAGGCAGACATCGCTCAATTTCCTAAACTTTTCGATGATAAAGTCATTCAACTTCCTAAACTATGTAAGGTTGATTTCGGTTTTCCCCTCACCAAAGATATCGACTGTAACAAGTaa